One Rhodovulum sp. P5 DNA window includes the following coding sequences:
- a CDS encoding ABC transporter ATP-binding protein — MAELTLSKVGKRYGTVEVLKDIDLDIATGELIVFVGPSGCGKSTLLRMIAGLERISSGTLDIDGVRMNDVPPAQRGIAMVFQSYALYPHMTVRDNMGFALKIAGKSRAEIDAAVSRAARTLQLQDYLDRLPKALSGGQRQRVAIGRAIVRDPKVYLFDEPLSNLDAALRVATRIEIAQLKEAMPDSTMIYVTHDQVEAMTLADRIVVLADKGIAQAGPPLELYERPVSEFVAQFIGSPSMNLIAGEVAEPGEVTQVRLPEGGGTIAANIPTRPEDKGRPVNVGIRPEDMIPTDGADFAFEGRVEIVEALGEVTQLYFERSKPEYDPVIAKLSGIHRGLRGQSARMTAAPDKVHLFAGGRSLAVR, encoded by the coding sequence TGGACATCGCGACCGGGGAGTTGATCGTGTTCGTCGGCCCCTCCGGCTGTGGCAAGTCCACCCTTTTGCGGATGATCGCGGGGCTGGAGCGGATCAGCAGCGGCACGCTGGACATCGACGGGGTGCGGATGAACGACGTGCCGCCCGCGCAGCGGGGCATCGCGATGGTGTTTCAGTCCTACGCGCTCTACCCCCATATGACGGTGCGCGACAACATGGGCTTTGCGCTGAAGATCGCGGGGAAAAGCCGGGCAGAGATCGACGCGGCCGTTTCCCGCGCGGCCCGGACGCTGCAATTGCAGGACTATCTCGACCGTCTGCCCAAGGCCCTGTCGGGCGGGCAGCGGCAGCGGGTGGCCATCGGGCGGGCCATCGTGCGCGACCCCAAGGTCTATCTTTTCGACGAACCGCTGTCGAACCTTGACGCCGCCCTGCGCGTGGCGACCCGGATCGAGATCGCGCAACTGAAAGAGGCGATGCCCGACAGCACGATGATTTATGTCACCCATGACCAGGTGGAGGCGATGACGCTGGCCGACCGGATCGTGGTTCTGGCCGACAAGGGCATCGCGCAGGCCGGCCCGCCGCTGGAGCTGTACGAACGCCCGGTGTCCGAATTCGTGGCGCAGTTTATCGGCAGTCCGTCGATGAACCTGATCGCGGGCGAGGTGGCCGAGCCGGGAGAGGTGACGCAGGTGCGCCTGCCCGAAGGGGGCGGAACGATTGCCGCCAACATCCCCACGCGGCCAGAGGACAAGGGGCGCCCGGTCAATGTCGGCATCCGGCCCGAGGACATGATCCCCACCGACGGCGCGGATTTCGCGTTCGAGGGGCGGGTGGAGATCGTCGAGGCGCTGGGGGAGGTGACGCAGCTTTACTTCGAACGCTCCAAACCCGAATACGACCCGGTGATCGCAAAGCTTTCGGGCATCCATCGCGGTCTGCGGGGGCAATCGGCCCGCATGACCGCCGCCCCCGACAAGGTGCATCTGTTCGCCGGGGGGCGGTCGCTGGCCGTGCGCTGA
- a CDS encoding inorganic phosphate transporter, translating to MTDSLKSNQWRTVDKDLHRLSRVEYATMHVSRPLVGVGVSLAFIVVAALVAGLVTGQASGALFIVAAAAFGAYMALNIGANDVANNMGPAVGAKALSMTAAIVIAAICESAGALVAGGDVVSTISKGIIDPVSVENAEIFTWAMMSALLSAALWVNIATWFSAPVSTTHSVVGGVLGAGVAAAGLSAVNWSTMGAIAASWVISPLLGGVIAAGVLAFIKWQIIYREDKIAAARRWVPVLIGVMAAAFAAYIALKGLKRVVSIDMGSALLIGLGIGLAGYAIAIPLIRRQARGLENRNKSLKTLFAVPLVISAGLLSFAHGANDVANAVGPLAAIVHAQEFGSFAGKVAIPVWVMIIGAFGISFGLMLFGPRLIRMVGSQITKLNPMRAYCVALAAAITVIVASGLGLPVSSTHIAVGGVFGVGFFREWYMERRAQQAKTNRPSSKPLPVEERRRRKLVRRSHFMTIVAAWVVTVPAAALLSGGMFAILRALLG from the coding sequence ATGACCGACAGTTTGAAGAGTAACCAGTGGCGCACGGTCGACAAGGACCTGCACCGTCTTTCGCGGGTGGAATACGCGACCATGCATGTCTCTCGCCCGCTGGTGGGGGTGGGCGTGTCGCTGGCCTTTATCGTCGTGGCCGCCCTGGTGGCGGGCCTTGTGACCGGGCAGGCGTCGGGGGCGCTTTTCATCGTCGCCGCCGCGGCCTTCGGGGCGTATATGGCGCTGAATATCGGCGCCAATGACGTGGCCAACAACATGGGGCCGGCGGTGGGCGCCAAGGCCCTGTCGATGACCGCCGCCATCGTGATCGCCGCGATCTGCGAAAGCGCGGGCGCGTTGGTCGCCGGCGGCGACGTGGTCTCCACCATCTCCAAGGGCATCATCGACCCGGTCAGCGTCGAGAATGCGGAAATCTTCACATGGGCGATGATGTCGGCGCTGTTGTCCGCGGCGCTGTGGGTCAACATCGCGACATGGTTCAGCGCCCCGGTATCGACCACGCATTCGGTGGTCGGCGGCGTTCTGGGCGCCGGTGTCGCCGCGGCGGGGCTGTCGGCGGTGAACTGGTCCACGATGGGCGCCATCGCGGCAAGCTGGGTGATCTCGCCCTTGCTGGGCGGGGTCATTGCCGCCGGGGTGCTGGCCTTCATCAAGTGGCAGATCATCTATCGCGAGGACAAGATCGCCGCCGCCCGCAGATGGGTGCCGGTTCTGATCGGGGTGATGGCGGCGGCCTTCGCGGCCTATATCGCGCTGAAGGGTCTGAAACGGGTGGTCTCGATCGACATGGGCAGCGCGCTCCTGATCGGGCTGGGGATCGGTCTTGCCGGTTACGCCATCGCGATTCCGCTGATCCGGCGGCAGGCGCGCGGGCTGGAAAACCGCAACAAGTCGCTGAAAACCCTGTTCGCGGTGCCGCTTGTGATCTCGGCGGGGCTGTTGTCCTTCGCCCATGGCGCCAATGACGTGGCCAACGCGGTCGGTCCGCTGGCCGCCATCGTCCATGCGCAGGAATTCGGCAGCTTCGCCGGTAAGGTCGCGATCCCGGTCTGGGTGATGATCATCGGGGCGTTCGGGATCTCCTTCGGGCTGATGCTGTTCGGCCCCCGGCTGATCCGCATGGTCGGCAGCCAGATCACCAAGCTGAACCCGATGCGCGCCTATTGCGTGGCCCTTGCCGCGGCGATCACGGTCATCGTCGCCTCGGGGCTGGGGCTGCCGGTCAGTTCGACGCATATCGCCGTGGGCGGGGTCTTCGGCGTCGGTTTCTTCCGCGAATGGTACATGGAACGGCGCGCGCAGCAGGCAAAGACCAACCGCCCCTCTTCCAAACCCCTGCCGGTCGAGGAACGGCGCCGGCGCAAGCTGGTGCGGCGGTCCCATTTCATGACCATCGTGGCCGCCTGGGTCGTCACCGTCCCGGCCGCCGCGCTGTTGTCGGGGGGCATGTTCGCGATCCTGCGCGCGCTGCTGGGATAA
- a CDS encoding NUDIX hydrolase, whose translation MWKSIWKAALAPVLRRPALFQVAALCFRTGPDGPEILMITSRETGRWLLPKGWPKPGHDAAGTACEEAWEEAGVQADCSRARQIGTYTYDKRLKGGVPVATEVHVYAVPVDSLKDSYPEMSERRRVWMTPKSAAAAVDEPDLKDLLRRFPELSHG comes from the coding sequence ATGTGGAAATCCATCTGGAAGGCAGCATTGGCCCCGGTGCTTCGGCGACCGGCCCTGTTTCAGGTTGCCGCCTTATGTTTCCGCACGGGGCCGGATGGGCCCGAGATCCTGATGATCACGTCCCGGGAAACCGGCCGCTGGCTGCTGCCCAAGGGATGGCCGAAGCCCGGCCATGACGCGGCCGGAACCGCCTGCGAAGAGGCGTGGGAAGAGGCCGGCGTTCAGGCCGATTGCAGCCGGGCCCGGCAGATCGGCACATACACATATGACAAGCGCCTGAAAGGCGGCGTGCCCGTCGCGACAGAGGTGCACGTCTACGCCGTTCCGGTCGACAGCCTGAAAGACAGCTATCCCGAAATGTCCGAACGCCGCCGGGTCTGGATGACCCCCAAAAGCGCCGCCGCCGCCGTTGACGAGCCCGACCTCAAGGACCTGCTGCGCCGCTTTCCCGAACTTAGCCACGGCTAG
- a CDS encoding IS1634 family transposase, translating into MFTRITESGGRRYLQIVESFRNEAGKPRLRVVANLGRVDGMKDGQLDALIRGLSRAAGRVEPEKAEITYEAARSYGDVFALHELWKDLGFDHALGRALRSGKRKVDVEALVRAMVFNRLCDPTSKLGCLRWLETVAMPAMPDTVTHQHLLRAMDALMDHADTVEGALAKQIRPLVDRDLAVVFYDLTTVRIHGDGDVADDLRAFGMNKETGGIARQFVLGVVQTADGLPLMHTVHPGNIGETKTLQGMLKTVLQRFPVQRVILVADRGLLSLENIDELTALADQDDRKLEFILAVPARRYADLVETFQGLAFDEDGLAESSFAGHRLIVAHDPVRAADQSDRRRARIAELEAQAEKMVAKLDAQDGGQTARGRRASDRGAYSRFTRAVAEAEMTRFLKADLQADRFSWSVDEDAVARAELFDGKLALLTNAPDLTPAETVTRYTSLADIERGFRVLKSDIEIAPVHHRLPDRIRAHALICFLALVLYRVMRMRLKAKGHDASPRTALDLLARIHRHEARIADRKFDGLTTPTPEQLELFDTLNLPKPA; encoded by the coding sequence ATGTTCACGCGCATCACCGAGAGCGGCGGGCGTCGCTATCTGCAGATTGTCGAGTCCTTCCGTAACGAGGCGGGCAAGCCCCGGCTGCGCGTCGTGGCCAATCTGGGGCGCGTGGACGGGATGAAGGATGGCCAGCTCGATGCGCTGATCCGGGGGCTCAGTCGCGCCGCGGGTCGGGTCGAGCCCGAGAAGGCCGAGATCACCTACGAGGCGGCGCGCAGCTATGGCGACGTCTTTGCCCTGCACGAGTTGTGGAAGGACCTTGGTTTCGATCATGCCCTCGGCCGTGCGCTGCGTTCCGGCAAGCGGAAAGTCGACGTGGAGGCGCTGGTCCGCGCCATGGTGTTCAATCGGTTGTGCGACCCCACAAGTAAGCTGGGCTGCCTGCGCTGGCTGGAAACGGTCGCCATGCCGGCGATGCCGGACACCGTCACCCATCAACACCTGCTCCGCGCCATGGATGCGTTGATGGATCACGCCGATACCGTCGAAGGCGCGCTTGCCAAACAGATCCGTCCGCTGGTCGATCGCGATCTGGCCGTGGTCTTCTATGACCTGACCACGGTGCGCATCCATGGCGACGGGGATGTCGCGGACGACCTCCGCGCTTTCGGGATGAACAAGGAAACCGGCGGCATCGCCCGGCAGTTCGTGTTGGGCGTGGTCCAGACCGCGGACGGCCTGCCGCTCATGCATACCGTTCACCCGGGCAACATCGGCGAGACGAAAACCCTGCAGGGCATGCTCAAGACAGTCTTGCAGCGCTTCCCCGTCCAGCGTGTCATCCTGGTGGCCGACCGCGGTCTGCTCAGCCTTGAAAACATCGACGAGCTGACCGCCCTGGCCGATCAGGACGACCGCAAGCTGGAATTCATCCTCGCGGTTCCCGCCCGTCGTTATGCCGATCTGGTCGAAACCTTCCAGGGCCTTGCTTTCGACGAGGACGGGTTGGCGGAAAGCAGCTTCGCCGGCCACCGCCTGATCGTCGCCCATGATCCCGTTCGAGCCGCCGACCAATCCGACCGGCGCCGCGCGCGCATCGCCGAGCTTGAAGCCCAGGCCGAAAAGATGGTCGCAAAGCTCGACGCGCAGGACGGCGGCCAGACCGCGCGAGGTCGCCGTGCCTCCGACCGGGGCGCCTATAGCCGCTTCACCCGCGCCGTCGCCGAGGCGGAAATGACGCGCTTCCTCAAGGCAGACCTGCAGGCCGACCGGTTCAGCTGGAGTGTTGACGAGGACGCCGTCGCGCGCGCGGAGCTCTTCGACGGCAAGCTCGCGCTCCTGACCAACGCCCCCGACTTGACGCCCGCCGAGACCGTTACCCGCTACACGTCGCTGGCCGATATCGAACGCGGCTTCCGCGTCCTGAAATCCGACATCGAGATCGCCCCGGTCCACCACCGGCTGCCCGACCGCATCCGCGCCCACGCGCTGATCTGCTTTCTCGCCCTCGTCCTCTACCGTGTCATGCGCATGCGGCTGAAGGCCAAAGGACATGACGCCAGCCCCCGCACCGCGCTCGACCTGCTCGCCCGCATCCACCGCCACGAAGCCCGGATCGCCGACCGCAAGTTCGATGGCCTCACCACCCCGACCCCCGAACAACTGGAGCTCTTCGACACCCTGAACCTGCCAAAACCCGCCTGA
- a CDS encoding Calx-beta domain-containing protein yields the protein MVNVIIASAVAVEGGYLNFTVTLSEAAPDAITMSYRTLMDTADDGDLYYAATSSYNNGTITFAPGETSVEITIRTDGDYADERDENIVLELYNLSENAAFAGGEQQLRAMGVILDDDGTGPNLALFVSDPIIEEGDSGTKGAVFELRLSRPAESVFTVTYATRDISAVAGEDYGARAGSVTFSAGQDVATVRVPVYGDTVFEGTESFALVVDAPANPSIGIEGLAGEATIRDDDADPWPSVSISSARATEGSYLRFVVTLSEPSLDAVTLSYRTLMDTADDGDLYYAATSSYNNGTITFAPGETSVEVTIRTDGEYDDERDENIVLELYNLSENAEFAGGEQQLRATGVILDNDGTGSNLALFVSNPVLEEGDSGTKEAVFELRLSQPATTAFTVTYATRDISAQAGVDYLAQSGSVSFAAGQDVATVRVQVYGDTTVEGTESFALVVDAPASPLVSTEGLAGEATIRDDDAGLWPSVSIASATATEGSYLRFTVTLSEPSLDAITMSYRTLRDTAGDDDLSYATTSNYNNGTITFSPGETSADILIRSDGEYDDERDENIVVELYNLSENAEFADGEQQLRATGVIRDNDGTGPNLALFVSDPVLAEGDSGTREALFELRLSQPATAAFTVTYATRDISAQAGVDYAAQSGSISFAVGQDVATVRVPVYGDYTAEATESFALVVDTPDSPFIDTEGLVGEATILDDDANIGPSVSISSAQASETYEYLRFTVTLSEPSVDAVAMSYRTLQDTADDSDMYYATTSDTYNNGTIAFAPGETSTDIFIRTDSDSVDERDENVVLELYNLSANATFAGGELQLRATGVILDDDGTGPNLALFVSDPILVEGDGGTKEAVFELRLSQPAGTDFTVTYATQDITAIAGQDYAARSGTVSFATGQDVATVRVPVYGDTMPEMNESFALVVEAPTSPSITFEGLAGEATIRDDDSSQWPGVSISSATALEWGYSGYLRFVVSLSEASDVPVQISYQTDLGDALQSDLYYSDNTGVLDFAPGETSKSVFIRTDSDSLDERDESVFLRLTSYQVGESYVTFPDDQNAMTAVGFILDDDGVGPNRMLAALPTSVREGDSCDPVHFVPVYLSSPAADTLVFDVSAQNGTATAGVDFELLTDTVTFLPGQTSAAVQVAIFGDRAEEGTESFTLSFAPATDTPFVGTIQNRGVTILDMVDVPDGSYYGTNGSESVTLTSGNDTYYAYGGNDTVSGGSGHDVLHGCDGNDRLLGGSGDDILYGEGGMDTLTGGDGSDVFHLSSNFPTGTSYHDTITDFTGEDVIRFHDGLALISASSGAAETQLHFDTDSDGAADAILTLRGDFRDYEFHTRAYDDDEVEAYLNVQTGSGGASTRGDFNGDGTSDILWRKSAGHVGYFEMENGGHTYHAIGWAGTDWSVEGTGDLNGDGTSDILWRKSAGHVGYFQMENGTHSYHAIGWAGTDWTVQGLGDLNGDGTDDILWRKSAGHVGYFEMDNGSHTYQAIGWAGTDWTVVGIGDLNGDGTDDILWRKSAGHVGYFEMDNGSHTYHAIGWAGTDWSVEGVGDLNGDGTDDILWRKDTGHVGYFEMHDGQDTYHAIGWAGTDWSVEGVGDVNGDGTDDVIWRKDTGRVSYWEMNDGDATYHAIADVGTDWQIV from the coding sequence ATGGTCAACGTTATCATTGCGTCTGCTGTCGCTGTTGAAGGCGGCTATCTGAATTTCACGGTAACGTTGTCGGAAGCCGCGCCTGACGCCATCACGATGTCCTACCGGACGCTGATGGATACAGCCGACGATGGCGATCTCTACTACGCGGCGACCAGTTCTTATAACAATGGCACAATCACCTTTGCGCCCGGCGAGACATCGGTCGAGATAACGATTCGAACGGACGGGGATTATGCAGACGAACGCGACGAGAACATCGTGCTCGAACTGTACAATCTCAGCGAAAACGCGGCATTCGCGGGCGGCGAGCAGCAGCTTCGCGCAATGGGCGTGATCCTCGACGATGACGGGACCGGGCCGAACCTTGCGCTGTTCGTGTCCGATCCGATAATCGAAGAGGGCGACAGCGGCACCAAGGGAGCAGTGTTCGAACTGCGCCTGTCGCGCCCGGCGGAAAGCGTCTTCACCGTGACTTATGCCACACGCGACATTTCGGCCGTCGCGGGCGAAGACTATGGGGCAAGGGCGGGCAGCGTGACATTCTCGGCCGGGCAGGACGTGGCCACGGTCCGCGTACCCGTCTATGGCGATACGGTCTTCGAAGGGACGGAAAGCTTTGCACTTGTGGTCGATGCGCCGGCCAACCCGTCGATCGGTATAGAGGGTCTGGCGGGTGAAGCGACAATCCGTGACGACGATGCGGACCCATGGCCCAGCGTCTCGATCTCGTCCGCCCGCGCCACGGAAGGATCCTATCTGCGCTTTGTGGTGACCCTTTCGGAACCGTCGCTGGACGCGGTTACGCTCTCCTACCGCACGCTGATGGATACCGCCGATGATGGCGATCTCTACTACGCAGCGACCAGTTCCTACAACAATGGCACGATCACCTTTGCGCCCGGTGAGACCTCGGTCGAGGTAACGATCCGAACGGACGGCGAGTATGATGACGAGCGCGACGAAAACATCGTGCTCGAACTCTACAACCTCAGTGAAAATGCGGAATTCGCAGGCGGCGAGCAGCAGCTCCGCGCAACAGGGGTGATTCTCGACAATGATGGGACGGGGTCAAATCTAGCGCTGTTCGTGTCGAACCCTGTTCTGGAAGAGGGCGACAGCGGCACCAAGGAAGCGGTGTTCGAATTGCGCCTGTCGCAGCCGGCGACCACGGCCTTCACGGTGACCTATGCCACGCGCGATATCTCGGCCCAGGCCGGGGTCGACTATCTTGCGCAATCGGGAAGCGTAAGCTTTGCGGCCGGGCAGGACGTGGCCACTGTACGCGTGCAAGTCTACGGCGACACGACCGTCGAGGGAACGGAAAGCTTTGCGCTGGTGGTCGACGCACCCGCCAGCCCGCTGGTCTCGACCGAGGGGCTTGCGGGCGAGGCGACGATCCGAGACGACGATGCCGGGTTGTGGCCGAGCGTCTCCATCGCTTCCGCCACGGCCACCGAAGGGTCCTACCTTCGCTTCACCGTGACGCTGTCGGAACCGTCGCTGGACGCGATCACAATGTCCTATCGGACGCTTCGCGACACGGCCGGTGACGACGATCTTTCTTATGCGACGACCAGCAACTACAACAACGGAACAATCACCTTTTCGCCCGGGGAAACCTCGGCAGACATCCTCATCCGAAGCGATGGTGAGTATGACGACGAGCGCGATGAAAACATTGTGGTCGAACTCTACAACCTCAGCGAAAATGCAGAATTCGCGGACGGCGAACAGCAGCTTCGCGCGACCGGCGTGATCCGCGATAATGACGGCACCGGTCCGAATCTCGCGCTGTTCGTATCCGATCCGGTTCTTGCCGAAGGCGACAGCGGCACCAGGGAGGCGTTGTTCGAACTGCGCCTGTCGCAGCCTGCGACCGCGGCCTTCACGGTGACCTATGCCACCCGCGATATCTCGGCCCAGGCCGGGGTCGACTATGCCGCGCAGTCGGGCAGCATAAGCTTCGCGGTCGGACAGGACGTGGCCACGGTGCGCGTACCGGTCTACGGCGACTATACGGCCGAAGCGACAGAGAGCTTTGCCCTTGTGGTCGATACACCGGACAGCCCGTTTATCGACACCGAAGGTCTTGTGGGCGAGGCGACGATCCTTGACGACGATGCCAATATCGGACCCAGCGTTTCGATTTCTTCCGCACAGGCCAGTGAAACATACGAGTATCTCCGTTTCACCGTTACACTGTCAGAGCCGTCGGTGGACGCGGTCGCGATGTCCTACAGAACGCTTCAGGACACGGCTGATGACAGCGACATGTACTATGCCACGACCAGCGACACCTATAACAATGGCACCATCGCTTTTGCACCGGGCGAAACGTCGACGGATATCTTCATCCGAACCGACTCAGACAGCGTGGACGAGCGCGACGAAAACGTTGTCCTCGAACTCTACAACCTCAGCGCAAACGCCACATTCGCCGGCGGTGAGTTGCAGCTGCGCGCGACGGGCGTAATCCTCGACGATGACGGCACGGGGCCGAACCTTGCGCTGTTCGTGTCCGATCCCATTCTGGTCGAAGGCGACGGCGGCACCAAAGAGGCGGTGTTCGAGTTGCGCCTGTCGCAACCGGCAGGAACCGACTTCACGGTGACCTACGCCACGCAGGACATCACCGCCATCGCCGGGCAGGACTATGCCGCGCGCTCGGGCACCGTGTCCTTCGCCACCGGGCAGGACGTGGCGACGGTGCGGGTGCCTGTCTATGGCGACACAATGCCGGAAATGAACGAGAGTTTCGCCCTCGTGGTCGAGGCCCCGACCAGCCCCTCGATCACGTTCGAGGGGCTTGCAGGCGAGGCGACGATCCGCGACGACGATTCCAGCCAGTGGCCCGGCGTCTCCATCTCGTCTGCCACGGCGCTTGAATGGGGCTATTCCGGGTACCTGCGTTTCGTCGTATCGCTGTCGGAAGCGTCTGACGTACCCGTCCAGATTTCGTACCAGACCGACCTTGGCGATGCGCTTCAAAGCGACCTTTACTACAGCGACAATACCGGCGTTCTGGATTTCGCGCCGGGAGAGACCAGCAAGTCTGTGTTCATACGCACAGATTCCGACTCTCTTGATGAACGTGACGAATCCGTCTTTCTGCGCCTGACAAGCTATCAGGTGGGTGAGTCCTACGTGACCTTCCCGGACGACCAGAACGCGATGACGGCCGTCGGCTTCATTCTGGATGACGACGGCGTCGGCCCGAACCGGATGCTTGCGGCCTTGCCCACCTCCGTCCGGGAAGGCGACAGCTGCGATCCTGTTCATTTCGTGCCGGTCTATCTGTCCAGCCCGGCCGCCGATACCCTGGTTTTCGACGTCTCGGCCCAGAACGGCACGGCGACGGCAGGCGTGGATTTCGAACTGCTGACTGACACGGTCACATTCCTGCCCGGTCAGACCAGCGCGGCAGTACAGGTCGCGATTTTCGGCGACCGGGCAGAGGAAGGCACCGAAAGCTTCACCTTGTCCTTTGCGCCCGCGACCGACACGCCTTTCGTCGGGACGATACAGAACCGAGGTGTCACGATCCTCGATATGGTCGATGTGCCGGACGGGAGTTACTACGGCACGAACGGATCGGAGTCCGTCACCCTGACATCGGGCAACGATACCTATTACGCGTATGGCGGGAACGACACCGTATCCGGCGGTTCCGGCCATGACGTTCTTCATGGCTGCGACGGCAATGACCGCCTGCTCGGCGGAAGCGGCGATGACATTCTTTACGGCGAAGGCGGCATGGACACGCTGACGGGCGGTGACGGCTCCGATGTGTTTCACCTGTCGAGCAATTTTCCAACGGGCACGTCCTATCACGACACGATCACGGATTTTACCGGGGAGGATGTCATCCGGTTCCATGACGGACTCGCCCTTATCTCCGCGAGTTCGGGCGCAGCGGAAACGCAGCTTCACTTTGACACCGACAGCGACGGCGCCGCGGATGCAATCCTCACCCTGCGCGGGGACTTCCGAGACTACGAATTCCATACCCGGGCCTATGATGACGACGAGGTCGAGGCCTACCTGAACGTCCAGACAGGTTCGGGCGGCGCCAGCACCCGGGGCGATTTCAACGGCGACGGCACCAGCGACATCCTGTGGCGCAAGTCCGCCGGTCATGTCGGCTACTTCGAAATGGAAAATGGTGGTCATACCTATCACGCCATCGGCTGGGCCGGCACCGACTGGTCGGTCGAAGGCACGGGCGACCTGAACGGCGACGGAACCAGCGATATCCTGTGGCGCAAGTCCGCCGGCCATGTCGGCTATTTCCAGATGGAAAATGGCACCCACAGCTATCACGCCATCGGCTGGGCCGGGACGGATTGGACGGTTCAGGGCCTCGGCGATCTGAACGGCGATGGCACCGACGATATCCTGTGGCGCAAGTCGGCCGGCCATGTCGGCTATTTCGAAATGGACAATGGCAGCCACACCTACCAGGCCATCGGCTGGGCCGGTACCGACTGGACGGTCGTGGGCATCGGCGATCTGAACGGTGACGGGACGGATGACATCCTGTGGCGCAAGTCGGCCGGCCATGTCGGCTATTTCGAGATGGACAATGGCAGCCACACCTACCACGCGATTGGCTGGGCGGGGACGGATTGGTCGGTCGAGGGTGTGGGCGACCTGAATGGCGACGGCACCGACGATATCCTGTGGCGCAAGGACACTGGCCATGTCGGCTATTTCGAAATGCATGACGGGCAGGACACCTATCACGCCATCGGCTGGGCTGGGACAGACTGGTCGGTCGAAGGAGTCGGCGATGTGAACGGCGATGGCACCGACGATGTCATCTGGCGCAAGGACACCGGCCGTGTCAGCTATTGGGAAATGAACGACGGCGACGCGACCTATCACGCAATCGCCGATGTCGGCACCGACTGGCAAATTGTATAA